The sequence GCGAATTTCGCCAATATTATAATTATCAAAAGAAGGGGGTGGCGGTCAGCATTTGGCATTATTAGGTTAAAAAATGTAGAAGGAGAGTGAAACCCATGAAAAAAATAATGCTAGTTTTTATTACACTTATATTAATTAGTCTACCAATAGCACAACAAACTGAAGCGAAGGATGCATCTGCATTCCAGAAAGAAGATTCAATTTCATCCATGGCACCACCAGCATCTCCGCCTGCAAGTCCTAAGACGCCAATCGAAAAGAAACACGCGGATGAAATCGATAAGTATATACAAGGATTGGATTACAATAAAAACAATGTATTGGTATACCACGGAGATGCAGTGACAAATGTGCCGCCAAGAAAAGGTTACAAAGATGGAAATGAATATATCGTTGTGGAGAAAAAGAAGAAATCTATCAATCAAAATAATGCAGACATCCAAGTTGTAAATGCGATTTCGAGCCTAACATATCCAGGTGCTCTCGTAAAAGCGAATTCGGAATTAGTAGAAAATCAACCAGATGTGCTTCCTGTAAAACGTGATTCATTAACACTCAGCATCGATTTACCAGGAATGACTAATCAAGACAATAAAATCGTTGTAAAAAATGCTACTAAATCGAATGTTAACAACGCGGTAAATACATTAGTGGAAAGATGGAATGAAAAATATGCTCAAGCTTATCCAAATGTAAGTGCAAAAATTGATTATGATGATGAAATGGCATATAGTGAATCACAATTAATTGCAAAATTTGGTACTGCATTTAAAGCCGTAAATAATAGCTTGAATGTAAACTTCGGCGCAATCAGTGAAGGGAAAATGCAAGAAGAAGTTATTAGTTTTAAACAAATTTACTATAACGTGAATGTTAATGAACCTACAAGACCTTCCAGATTTTTCGGCAAAGCTGTCACTAAAGAGCAGTTGCAAGCGCTTGGAGTAAATGCAGAAAATCCTCCTGCATATATCTCAAGTGTGGCATATGGTCGTCAAGTTTATTTGAAATTATCAACTACTTCCCATAGTACTAAAGTAAAAGCTGCTTTTGACGCTGCCGTAAGCGGGAAATCTGTCTCAGGTGATGTAGAATTAACAAATATCATCAAAAATTCTTCCTTCAAAGCCGTAATTTACGGAGGTTCTGCAAAAGATGAAGTTCAAATCATCGATGGCAACCTAGGAGACTTACGAGATATTTTGAAAAAAGGTGCTACTTTTAATCGAGAAACACCAGGAGTTCCCATTGCTTATACAACAAACTTCTTAAAAGACAATGAATTAGCTGTTATTAAAAACAACTCAGAATACATTGAAACAACTTCAAAAGCTTATACAGATGGAAAAATTAATATCGATCACTCTGGAGGCTACGTTGCTCAATTCAACATCTCTTGG comes from Listeria monocytogenes and encodes:
- the hly gene encoding cholesterol-dependent cytolysin listeriolysin O; translation: MKKIMLVFITLILISLPIAQQTEAKDASAFQKEDSISSMAPPASPPASPKTPIEKKHADEIDKYIQGLDYNKNNVLVYHGDAVTNVPPRKGYKDGNEYIVVEKKKKSINQNNADIQVVNAISSLTYPGALVKANSELVENQPDVLPVKRDSLTLSIDLPGMTNQDNKIVVKNATKSNVNNAVNTLVERWNEKYAQAYPNVSAKIDYDDEMAYSESQLIAKFGTAFKAVNNSLNVNFGAISEGKMQEEVISFKQIYYNVNVNEPTRPSRFFGKAVTKEQLQALGVNAENPPAYISSVAYGRQVYLKLSTTSHSTKVKAAFDAAVSGKSVSGDVELTNIIKNSSFKAVIYGGSAKDEVQIIDGNLGDLRDILKKGATFNRETPGVPIAYTTNFLKDNELAVIKNNSEYIETTSKAYTDGKINIDHSGGYVAQFNISWDEINYDPEGNEIVQHKNWSENNKSKLAHFTSSIYLPGNARNINVYAKECTGLAWEWWRTVIDDRNLPLVKNRNISIWGTTLYPKYSNSVDNPIE